A stretch of Toxoplasma gondii ME49 chromosome V, whole genome shotgun sequence DNA encodes these proteins:
- a CDS encoding DnaJ domain-containing protein (encoded by transcript TGME49_283580~Predicted trans-membrane domain (TMHMM2.0):75-98), whose amino-acid sequence MGKMKVAQRTGEGGPSGLSSDSSSFLASSKSCLSSPCPSPSVSTSSALPPSPTHQLSRLPTSTSFQSFSQSGAPSAVLPSIFFRFASTFFTVFAVVLLSLTSPPSLPLCDTCNAEVDSFLFAEAASESRRSTADECLSGSSNSSANCARKSASSPPPKKGVCHIASQPPSSCEVSHIRGLERAKIPPVHGRPSFDAEDFVSLFFASDEPRKRRPNKSTSRGTSRAGTEGAQVQPGGGAGQSCPHGGSASKAHGKSSYIGGNADAETDEDLDEDASERLYFDPYEVLGIPADSSEECIRLAYRQKAKACHPDMVARRELRAQKDSNTSEEKKDPATGTYDFAKTTEGAEETPELAASSPGSDETGSASSGEAEKTGTFRPPWQVPGRPPLPPQRRCLS is encoded by the exons atgGGCAAGATGAAAGTCGCTCAGAGAACAGGCGAGGGAGGACCCTCGGGTCTGTCCtctgactcttcttcttttcttgcttcttcgaagtcttgtctttcttcaccctgtccctctccctctgtctcaaCTTCCTCTGCCTTGCCCCCGTCGCCTACTCACCAGCTGTCTCGCCTACCTACCTCCACCTCTTTCCAGAGTTTCTCTCAATCAGGAGCGCCGAGTGCGGTCCTCCCGTCTATTTTCTTTCGATTCGCCTCGACTTTCTTCACGGTTTTTGCCGTCgtacttctctctctcacctcaccgccctcccttcctctctgcgacACTTGCAACGCCGAAGTGGactcgtttcttttcgcaGAAGCTGCCAGTGAGTCCCGTCGATCGACAGCTGACGAATGTTTGTCCGGTTCGAGTAATTCGTCGGCGAACTGCGCGCGGAAgtcggcttcttcgcctcctccgaAAAAGGGCGTGTGTCACATTGCTTCTCAGCCGCCGTCCTCCTGCGAGGTTTCACACATTCGAGGCCTCGAACGCGCCAAGATCCCTCCCGTTCACGGCAGGCCGTCCTTCGACGCCGAAGActttgtctcgctcttcttcgcgtccgACGAACCTCGAAAGCGTCGGCCGAACAAATCGACCTCCCGAGGCACAAGCAGAGCGGGGACTGAGGGTGCGCAAGTGCAGCCTGGAGGAGGCGCGGGGCAGAGTTGCCCCCATGGTGGATCCGCGTCCAAGGCGCATGGAAAGTCGTCCTACATTGGCGggaacgcagacgcagaaaccgATGAGGATCTCGATGAAGACGCGAGCGAGCGCCTGTACTTCGACCCGTACGAGGTCCTCGGCATCCCCGCTGACAGCAGCGAGGAGTGCATCCGCCTCGCCtacagacagaaagcgaaggcaTGCCACCCCGACATGGTTGCGAGGAGGGAGCTGCGAGCCCAAAAGGACTCAAACACatcagaagaaaagaaagacccGGCGACGGGAACCTACGACTTTGCAAAGACAACAGAGGGCGctgaggagacacccgagcTGGCTGCAAGCTCGCCGGGAAGTGACGAAACcggctctgcgtcgtctggcGAGGCGGAGA AAACGGGAACATTTCGACCGCCATGGCAGGTCCCCGGACGACCCCCGCTTCCTCCACAGAGGCGCTGTCTTTCGTGA
- a CDS encoding NLI interacting factor family phosphatase (encoded by transcript TGME49_283590~Signal peptide predicted by SignalP 2.0 HMM (probability 0.756) with cleavage site probability 0.232 at residue 132), translating into MASTYVIRVSFPFSRALSASGAPSLVAPARQLPHTDSAASLSSSSFASAPSRLASSLPLASSRSGCLFAASSLSSSRRAARWSQRGVWTLGASSAHLLSPSSSSSLSASSSPASSLLGSCMQATRCATSVASSPPSPASSSPSSPSSEGTQVPSESGPSEAEARGPVRSGSESRSPDDVAKQGGEKNSQRNESSEHGNEVDGSRTEGRFSAIFLSSLLLGGLIVEGGRVYERVVREKRTFSEAFFAEIRDLDSQMSKWNEQLHIYLDQKIGTGKKEAEPLLPDLAEINAPDLMPTLVLNFDNVLASIAYDPVKGYIVRKRPGVDAFLSTLANFYELVLWSDHPFPFIEDLLRARLEWPISFTLYQENMDRRGSSRYRNLERLGRRMDRVLYIDIDGSVLPSTQMRNFIKVTPFHGEAQEMLEDHALPELTDLLIGAAVSAGDVREMLLRYGGGADGNVGKRFLLEKIDAEKRANQRRSIGRVFGLSGAPGPQQRQKWEKA; encoded by the exons ATGGCTTCAACATACGTGATTcgtgtttcctttcctttttctcgggCGTTATCTGCGTCAGGGGCGCCTTCGCTTGTCGCTCCCGCGAGACAACTTCCCCACACAGACTCTGcggcgtctctttcttcttccagtttTGCGTCCGCGCCctctcgtctcgcttcttctcttccacttgcttcttctcgctctggaTGCCTTTTTgctgcgtcctctctttcttcttctcgccgcgcTGCCCGCTGGTCTCAGAGAGGCGTCTGGACCTTGGGCGCGTCCTCTGCTCACCTTctatctccttcttcttcttcctctctctctgcgtcgtcttctccggcttcttcactcctgggaagctgcatgcaggcgacgcGGTGTGCAACCTCAGtcgcctcgtctcctccttctccagcttcttcttctccttcctctccttcttcagaggGCACTCAGGTACCGAGTGAATCAGGCCCAAGCGAGGCTGAGGCGCGAGGGCCAGTGAGGAGCGGCTCGGAGTCAAGAAGTCCTGATGACGTTGCAAagcagggaggagagaagaactctCAACGTAATGAGTCATCTGAGCATGGCAACGAGGTGGACGGCTCGCGGACCGAAGGGCGCTTCTCAGCGATCTTCTTGTCCAGTCTTCTCTTGGGCGGACTGATCGTGGAAGGAGGTCGAGTCTACGAACGCGTTGttagagagaaaaggacttTCTCAG AGGCTTTTTTCGCTGAAATTCGCGACCTCGATTCCCAAATGAGCAAGTGGAACGAGCAACTTCACATCTATCTCGACCAG AAGATTGGTACCGGcaagaaggaggcagagccgCTCTTGCCGGACCTTGCGGAGATCAACGCACCGGACTTGATGCCGACGCTGGTCTTGAACTTCGACAACGTCTTGGCATCTATCGCTTACGAC cctGTGAAGGGATACATTGTGAGGAAGCGTCCCGGCGTCGATGCCTTCCTGTCGACACTGGCAAACTTCTACGAGCTGGTGCTTTGGAGCGACCATCCCTTCCCGTTCATTGAGGATCTGCTCCGAGCGCGTCTCGAGTGGCCGATCTCCTTCACGCTCTATCAGGAGAACATGGATCGCCGGGGCTCCTCCCGCTATCGG AACCTGGAGCGCCTCGGTCGCCGCATGGACCGCGTGCTGTACATCGACATCGACGGCTCCGTGCTACCCTCGACACAAATGCGAAACTTTATCAAAGTGACTCCTTTCCACG GCGAAGCACAAGAGATGCTTGAAGACCATGCGTTGCCTGAGTTGACGGACCTTCTTATCGGCGCGGCCGTCTCGGCAGGCGACGTGAGAGAAATGCTTCTTCGCTATGGAGGGGGCGCCGACGGGAACGTCGGAAAGCGGTTTCTCCTCGAGAAGatcgacgcagagaaacgcgcgaatCAAAGAAGGAGCATCGGACGCGTCTTCGGTCTAAGTGGCGCACCTGGCCCCCAGCAGAGACAAAAGTGGGAAAAGGCCTAG
- a CDS encoding hypothetical protein (encoded by transcript TGME49_283698), which yields MGEDHDDVAQPPSSSFSSSSITLSSATSSVSSSRTRSLCVSSLTRREEKRKAILQLLNTVSGLTGLTAETLTLKAVHSSLRFTCPCPRSSCSCSSPSASLCPRASSAIGPSRSFSSLSSPCGFSIFSCPHDSFEKRRRVSRDGRRGNTLTARSEGGARENESRRTPGRGSREANKEVQNDDVGEGRKARELQGSNACCRRQNEPEAGKKPARALSGTALVDKAFGTVILPLLKKLFSTSADSAKSFASTSHQTSASDATRVGAGRGDEPRRKKCRRETEVEEAREDASETDEDEDLLLVNVATLRSLLRFVRDVLSGRIDREAPRGIVLAFVCFHFFLRDLFLTVGAPL from the coding sequence ATGGGAGAAGACCACGACGATGTCGCGCAAcccccttcttcgtcgttctcttcttcttccatcaCTTTGTCGTCTGCGACTTCCTcggtttcttcgtcgcgaaCCCGCtccctctgcgtttcttcgctgacgaggagagaagaaaaacgaaaagccATACTTCAACTTCTCAACACAGTTTCCGGACTCACCGGCTTGACCGCTGAGACGCTCACACTCAAGGCTGTCCACTCCAGCCTCCGTTTCACCTGTCCATgccctcgttcttcttgttcttgttcttctccctctgcttctctctgtcctcgcgCGTCGTCTGCGATTGGTCCCTCCAggtcgttctcttctttgtcttcgccTTGCGGTTTCTCGATTTTTTCTTGTCCCCACGACTCTTttgagaagcgaagaagagtttCCAGAGATGGAAGACGCGGCAACACCCTCACGGCCAggagcgaaggaggcgcgagggagaacgaaagcagaagaactCCAGGTCGAGGGTCACGAGAAGCCAACAAGGAGGTGCAGAACGACGATGtgggcgaaggaagaaaggcgagagagttGCAAGGAAGCAACGCTTGTTgtcggagacagaacgaacCGGAAGCAGGCAAGAAACCTGCCCGAGCGCTGTCAGGAACTGCGCTCGTTGATAAGGCGTTCGGCACCGTTATCTTGCCCCTCCTGAAGAAACTTTTTTCGACTTCGGCAGACTCCGCGAAATCCTTTGCTTCCACGTCTCACCAGACAAGCGCCTCGGACGCGACTCGCGTAGGTGCAggtcgaggagacgaacctcgaagaaagaaatgcagacgagaaacggaagtcgaagaagcgcgagaagacgcctctgagacggacgaagacgaagaccttcttctcgtgaACGTTGCGACTCTCAGGagtcttctccgcttcgtcAGAGATGTCCTCTCTGGTCGTATCGACCGCGAAGCCCCAAGAGGTATCGTTCTCGCATTCGTTTGCTtccatttctttcttcgagaTCTTTTTCTGACTGTTGGTGCCCCTCTCTAG
- a CDS encoding hypothetical protein (encoded by transcript TGME49_283585) translates to MVRVLCARAVCADGARVSVGPTAQIAQTSAENDSPPLLSDRMSSNMDLKSRSMSYSSSDSSRSTSLSS, encoded by the exons ATGGTTCGTGTTCTCTGCGCGCGTGCAGTGTGTGCAG ACGGTGCAAGGGTGTCAGTGGGGCCGACAGCACAGATAGCACAG ACGTCGGCTGAGAACGATTCTCCCCCGCTGCTTTCCGACAGAATGTCGTCGAACATGGACCTGAAGTCGAGATCCATGTCGTACTCTTCTTCCGATTCTTCGAGGTCCACCTCGCTGTCCTCCTGA
- a CDS encoding hypothetical protein (encoded by transcript TGME49_283570~Signal peptide predicted by SignalP 2.0 HMM (probability 0.817) with cleavage site probability 0.792 at residue 25), whose translation MARRLSILAFDEAVLTSLLSRRCLGGPFPSFTLQVQPNRHGRRLREAFFLSRGETRGQAGNTYREGETEELQTIREGREPIAKKTRRERGDTKNRGFQGNRDASSKSEDDRCKHASAIARAGRLERCCPRRSRLRQITLNEGTDAFFFFASIKQHIP comes from the coding sequence ATggcgcgccgcctctccaTCCTCGCCTTCGACGAGGCGGTTCtcacttctctcctttcgcgtAGATGTCTGGGTGGTCCTTTTCCAAGTTTCACGCTTCAGGTCCAACCGAATAGACATGGGAGACGACTGCGGGaggcgttttttctgtcgcgcgGAGAAACTCGTGGACAGGCGGGAAACACTTACAGGGAGGGAGAAACTGAGGAGCTGCAGACGATCCGTGAGGGGAGGGAACCGATcgcgaaaaagacgagacgtgagagaggagacacaaagaacCGAGGTTTtcagggaaacagagacgcatCGAGCAAAAGTGAGGACGATCGATGCAAGCATGCGTCCGCGATCGCACGTGCAGGAAGACTCGAGCGGTGTTGTCCCCGCCGCAGTCGACTCAGACAGATCACGCTAAATGAGGGAACAgacgcctttttcttctttgcttcaATCAAACAACATATCCCCTGA